In one Chryseobacterium camelliae genomic region, the following are encoded:
- a CDS encoding cell division protein ZapA: MEVRRITINIAGRVYPLNVPAAEEETLRKVGKQIENMIKDFEQNFDVRDKQDALAMCALKLGTNAEVVSANYEKNINSTNERLSKINQSLNEIGK, encoded by the coding sequence ATGGAGGTAAGGAGAATAACCATAAACATTGCAGGAAGAGTATATCCGCTGAATGTACCTGCAGCAGAGGAAGAAACTTTGCGCAAAGTGGGGAAGCAGATAGAGAATATGATTAAAGATTTTGAACAAAATTTCGATGTAAGAGACAAACAAGATGCTTTGGCAATGTGTGCCCTTAAATTAGGAACCAACGCTGAAGTGGTGTCTGCGAACTACGAAAAAAATATAAATTCTACCAATGAAAGATTAAGTAAAATTAATCAATCACTGAATGAAATTGGAAAATAA
- the rny gene encoding ribonuclease Y translates to MTTTAIIIGVICLVIGAVLGMFFSKSSLNTKAKFIIDDAKKNAENLVEKATVQAESIKKEKNLQAKEKFLELKSQHDADIQSREKKMQEIEKRTKDKENKLNDELSKTGKLEKDLDRQIADYSKKTEILERKQQELDTATAKKVEILEKIANYTADEAKAELVETMKAEAKTRAQAHVQSIMEEAQMNAKNEARKIVIQTIQRIGTEQAIENSVSVFNIESDEVKGRIIGREGRNIRALEAVTGVEIIVDDTPEAILLSCFDPVRREIARLSLHRLVTDGRIHPARIEEVVEKTKKQIEEEIIEVGKRTIIDLGIHGLHPELIKIVGRMKYRSSYGQNLLQHSREVANIAATMAAELGLNVKLAKRAGLLHDIGKVPEQESELPHALLGMQWAEKYGENAEVVNAIGAHHDEVEMTSLLSPIIQVADAISGARPGARRQVLESYIQRLKDLESAALSFDGVSSAYAIQAGRELRVMVESGKVNDEVASQLSYDISEKIQNELTYPGQVKVTVIRETRAVNIAR, encoded by the coding sequence ATGACAACAACCGCTATTATTATAGGCGTGATTTGTTTAGTAATAGGTGCAGTATTAGGAATGTTTTTTTCCAAAAGCTCATTAAATACTAAAGCAAAATTTATTATAGATGATGCAAAGAAAAATGCAGAAAACCTTGTAGAAAAAGCTACAGTACAGGCTGAATCCATAAAGAAAGAAAAAAATCTTCAGGCTAAAGAAAAATTCCTGGAATTGAAATCTCAGCACGATGCAGATATTCAGTCCCGTGAAAAGAAAATGCAGGAGATTGAAAAGAGAACGAAAGACAAAGAAAACAAGTTGAATGACGAGCTTAGCAAGACAGGAAAACTTGAAAAAGATTTGGACAGGCAAATTGCTGATTATTCTAAAAAAACAGAAATTTTAGAAAGAAAGCAACAGGAATTAGATACAGCAACAGCTAAAAAAGTAGAGATCCTTGAAAAAATCGCAAACTATACAGCAGATGAAGCTAAAGCAGAATTGGTAGAAACCATGAAGGCCGAAGCGAAGACAAGAGCTCAGGCACATGTTCAGAGCATTATGGAAGAAGCTCAGATGAATGCGAAAAATGAAGCCAGAAAAATAGTTATTCAGACTATTCAGAGAATTGGGACAGAGCAGGCAATCGAAAATTCAGTATCTGTTTTCAATATCGAGTCGGATGAAGTAAAAGGTAGGATTATCGGTAGAGAAGGTAGAAATATCCGTGCTTTGGAAGCAGTTACAGGGGTAGAAATTATTGTAGATGATACTCCTGAAGCGATTCTTCTTTCATGTTTCGATCCGGTAAGAAGAGAAATTGCAAGACTATCCCTTCACAGATTGGTTACAGATGGTAGAATTCACCCTGCAAGAATCGAAGAAGTGGTGGAGAAAACTAAGAAGCAAATCGAAGAAGAAATTATTGAAGTAGGGAAGAGAACGATTATTGATTTAGGAATTCACGGATTACATCCGGAATTGATTAAAATCGTTGGTAGAATGAAATACCGTTCTTCTTATGGTCAGAATTTATTACAGCACTCAAGAGAGGTGGCGAATATTGCTGCAACGATGGCTGCTGAATTAGGATTAAATGTAAAATTAGCTAAAAGAGCAGGTTTATTGCATGATATAGGTAAAGTTCCTGAACAGGAATCAGAACTTCCCCACGCTTTACTGGGAATGCAATGGGCTGAAAAATATGGTGAAAATGCAGAAGTTGTAAATGCAATCGGAGCTCACCACGACGAAGTGGAAATGACTTCATTATTATCACCGATTATTCAGGTTGCCGATGCCATTTCCGGAGCAAGACCGGGGGCAAGAAGACAAGTGTTGGAATCTTATATCCAAAGACTAAAAGACCTTGAATCTGCAGCATTAAGTTTCGACGGAGTTTCGTCAGCATATGCAATTCAGGCGGGTAGAGAATTAAGAGTAATGGTGGAAAGCGGAAAAGTAAATGATGAAGTAGCTTCTCAATTATCTTACGATATTTCAGAAAAAATCCAGAACGAACTGACTTATCCGGGGCAAGTAAAAGTAACCGTAATCAGAGAGACAAGAGCGGTGAATATTGCGAGATAA
- a CDS encoding porin family protein, producing MNKFLLRALVLASVNIAVLANAQFRTRNRMDKLEDFDEQKFSWGFYLNGNMLDYRIVLNPRYGTYGNQNLVTSKESTSFGAGLIAKWRLNDYLDLRMEPGLQFAQRKLMFDTEYNNQYANGTLTNDPFIPMALTDKDKTREVKSTLVDVPVLLELHGQRWYNSRPYVAAGVNYVVNLQSNSDSTDDNMQQVFRSTTHNFAWSAEMGIQFYFNKFKLTPAIRGTFFMNNEIVADNGTTPPYWAAAISTLQTRAIMFVLKFE from the coding sequence ATGAATAAATTTTTATTAAGAGCACTGGTTTTAGCGTCAGTAAATATTGCAGTTTTGGCAAATGCACAATTCAGAACCCGAAACAGAATGGATAAGTTGGAAGACTTTGACGAGCAAAAATTCAGTTGGGGATTTTATTTGAACGGCAATATGCTGGATTACCGTATAGTACTTAATCCAAGATATGGAACCTACGGGAACCAAAATCTTGTTACATCCAAAGAGAGTACTAGTTTTGGGGCTGGTCTTATCGCAAAATGGAGACTTAATGATTATTTAGATCTAAGAATGGAGCCTGGGTTGCAGTTTGCTCAAAGAAAGTTGATGTTTGATACTGAGTATAATAATCAGTACGCTAATGGAACATTAACTAATGACCCGTTTATTCCGATGGCTCTTACAGACAAAGATAAAACTAGAGAGGTTAAATCCACTTTGGTTGATGTTCCTGTATTGCTGGAACTTCATGGACAAAGATGGTACAACTCCAGACCGTATGTGGCGGCAGGGGTAAATTATGTGGTAAACTTACAGTCAAATTCAGATTCTACAGATGACAATATGCAGCAGGTTTTCAGATCGACTACACACAACTTTGCTTGGTCTGCAGAAATGGGTATTCAGTTTTACTTTAATAAATTTAAATTAACACCGGCAATCAGAGGTACTTTCTTTATGAATAACGAGATTGTTGCGGATAACGGAACAACGCCTCCATATTGGGCAGCCGCTATATCAACATTGCAGACAAGAGCGATCATGTTTGTATTGAAGTTTGAATAA
- the ubiE gene encoding bifunctional demethylmenaquinone methyltransferase/2-methoxy-6-polyprenyl-1,4-benzoquinol methylase UbiE: MFDNIAPKYDLLNRVLSLKIDVLWRNTLVKWMKNDQPQEVLDVATGTGDLAITIEKGTGSKVIGLDLSQQMLNVGVIKIKKLNLDGKISMQKGDAENLPFEDNRFDAVSVAFGVRNFENLTKGLAELRRVVKDNKSVYILEFSKVEGFLGPLYMFYFKNILPAIGRLVSKDNRAYTYLPDSVNAFPFGEKMRQILLDTGFKKVEYKKLSLGIATIYKATK; this comes from the coding sequence ATGTTCGACAATATTGCACCAAAATACGATCTTCTTAATCGTGTTTTATCTCTGAAAATTGATGTTTTGTGGAGAAATACTTTGGTGAAATGGATGAAAAATGACCAGCCGCAAGAAGTGCTGGATGTGGCTACAGGAACGGGAGATTTAGCAATTACAATAGAAAAAGGAACAGGTTCCAAAGTAATTGGTTTAGATTTATCGCAACAAATGTTAAATGTTGGCGTTATTAAAATAAAAAAACTTAATTTAGACGGCAAAATTTCCATGCAAAAAGGAGATGCAGAAAATTTACCTTTCGAGGACAATAGATTTGATGCTGTTTCCGTTGCATTTGGAGTGAGGAATTTTGAGAACCTTACCAAAGGGTTAGCAGAATTAAGAAGAGTAGTTAAAGATAACAAGAGTGTTTATATACTGGAGTTTTCAAAGGTTGAGGGGTTCTTAGGACCATTGTATATGTTTTATTTCAAAAATATATTACCTGCCATAGGCAGACTGGTTTCTAAAGATAATAGGGCATATACATACCTTCCGGATTCTGTAAATGCTTTTCCTTTCGGGGAAAAGATGAGACAAATTCTTTTAGATACAGGATTTAAAAAAGTTGAATATAAAAAACTAAGTTTAGGTATAGCCACAATTTATAAAGCAACAAAGTAA